The sequence below is a genomic window from Salinispira pacifica.
TCATAATTATGATCTCTATTTTCCTCTCAGGGAGGGTATATGAAATTGCCCCGGATTCTCCTGGTTGAGGATGAGATTCTCATACGAATGTTCATGAAAAAGCAGCTGGAAAAACACGGTCTTACGGTTGCGGCTGAAACAGGGGATAGCCGGGATGTTGAGGATTTGGTGCTTTCCAAAACACCCGATCTTGTATTCTTGGATGTTCGTCTGGAAGGGCCGCTGAGCGGTACAGATCTTGCGCCGATCATTTTAAAGCGGAGTTCTGCCGCGATGGTTTTTGTCAGTGCCTATGAACTTCCTTCCCATCTTATTCCCGGGGATCCACGGGTGTTGGGAGTGTACCAGAAACCCCTGGCACAAAATTCGGTGAAGGAAATTCTGGGGAGATGGAATGAGTACCTGGTTTCTACCTGAGCTGCGGAAAATTCTGGTGTTCGGCGGGTACAATCTTGTCCTGGCCGCCGTCATGGGTCTGGGAAGCTGGTATTTGTTCCGCATGGGAGCCCGGTGGAAGACCCGGTTATCTGAGAATGCAGGTACACGGCTCATCCACATCGGCCAGGTTATCCTCTACACCCTGTGTACCGCTCTTTCAGGACTGTACGCGCTTGCGCTTGGTCAGGATCTGTTTTTAACCGGGGCGGTGAACCTGATTGCGGCGGCAACGGTATTCGCAGGTCTTCCGGCCGGCATGTTCAGTTCCCTGGCAGCGATGGCGGTAAATCCTCTGACATTTGCCAATGTCCAAATTGCCGGTTTAGGGGGGCTCCTGCTTCTTCCTCTGTTTGTCAGGCCTTTTTTTCGCCGTGGCGGCGGGGCCGGATGGCTGCGTCAGCTGTGGCCTGCCGCTGTTGCATCCTTGTGTTGTATTTTCCTGAATGCCCGGCAGTCTCCATCAATTACCGCTGATTGGATGGACTTTCTCCTTTTTTCACTGGCACTTCTCGTGATTAATTCCGCCGGGTACGCTCTTTTATATCTGTTTATCCGCATTCCCGGAGAGAACAGGTTGCTGATTCAAACTCTCAGCAGCAGGGAAGAAAACTACCGTCAATTGCTGGAACATGCGCCGATTTCTCTGTGGGAGGAGGACTTTTCTGTTCTGGCGGAATATATCCGGCAACATCCCGAAGAGTTTGTATCCGGCAGGATGGAGCATATTGTGAAGAATTCCTGGCGGTATTTTTCCATGATTTCGATTCTCTCCACCAACCGTGCAACGCTTCAACTGCTCGGGGCGGAAAATGCAGAGGAACTGATGCGCCGGTTACCCGAATCCCGTACTCCGGAATTCACCCATGCCCTGGCCCAGGAAATAATTGCAGTGCGAGACGGAAAGACCTTTTTTATGACCGGCACCAGCATCCGGAACTTTCAGGGAGAGCTGCTCAATGTGGTTCTCCAATGGAGTGTACTTCCCGGGCACGAAACAGATTACCGGCGAGTACTGGTATCCATTGTTGATATTACCCAGACGGCCGTTCAGGCCAGGGAGCTGGCGTTTGCGGATGCTCAGCAGGAACAGCTGATAGGAGAGGTACATCACCGGGTCCGAAACAGTCTGGCCATTGCCTACAGCATTATGGGTCTTGAATTGGAGGAGATGGAATCCCCGGAGCTGCGGGAACTCTATGCTTCAAGCATGAACCGGATACAGGCGATTGCCCTGATACACACCAAGCTTTATAAAAATGATGAGATTCTGGCCATGGATTTGGCGGGATACCTGGATGATTTGATCGGGATTATCACAAGCCAGACATCAGAATCCCGGA
It includes:
- a CDS encoding response regulator, with the translated sequence MKLPRILLVEDEILIRMFMKKQLEKHGLTVAAETGDSRDVEDLVLSKTPDLVFLDVRLEGPLSGTDLAPIILKRSSAAMVFVSAYELPSHLIPGDPRVLGVYQKPLAQNSVKEILGRWNEYLVST
- a CDS encoding sensor histidine kinase translates to MSTWFLPELRKILVFGGYNLVLAAVMGLGSWYLFRMGARWKTRLSENAGTRLIHIGQVILYTLCTALSGLYALALGQDLFLTGAVNLIAAATVFAGLPAGMFSSLAAMAVNPLTFANVQIAGLGGLLLLPLFVRPFFRRGGGAGWLRQLWPAAVASLCCIFLNARQSPSITADWMDFLLFSLALLVINSAGYALLYLFIRIPGENRLLIQTLSSREENYRQLLEHAPISLWEEDFSVLAEYIRQHPEEFVSGRMEHIVKNSWRYFSMISILSTNRATLQLLGAENAEELMRRLPESRTPEFTHALAQEIIAVRDGKTFFMTGTSIRNFQGELLNVVLQWSVLPGHETDYRRVLVSIVDITQTAVQARELAFADAQQEQLIGEVHHRVRNSLAIAYSIMGLELEEMESPELRELYASSMNRIQAIALIHTKLYKNDEILAMDLAGYLDDLIGIITSQTSESRISCRLHCPSRTVHIDQVLPLGIMLNEMVINSQKHAFSRDQTDPQIVIRVEFSGNSCSFRYSDNGRGMDPGILDREGGSSLGTSLLNSLALQLGGRLSYNYRDGWSVFLLKFPLEDVSLQEAVT